The proteins below come from a single Salinilacihabitans rarus genomic window:
- a CDS encoding DUF5791 family protein, with the protein MFYEQRTTAPDSPADLRAEYETDLAGVLDRVDLSEAVATTGIERERLEALRDGDSPSLSLAEAAAILALDEGEPDAETIETMATEHLLLGMSTAVLDVETVESELDIDLDAKEVQQKIERRAPMSFAEFVHVQYVIADRMS; encoded by the coding sequence ATGTTCTACGAGCAGCGAACGACGGCGCCCGACTCGCCGGCGGACCTCCGCGCGGAGTACGAGACGGACCTCGCGGGCGTTCTCGACCGGGTCGACCTCTCGGAGGCGGTCGCGACGACCGGGATCGAGCGCGAGCGCCTCGAAGCGCTCCGCGACGGCGACTCGCCGTCCCTCTCGCTGGCGGAGGCCGCCGCGATCCTGGCGCTCGACGAGGGCGAACCCGACGCCGAGACGATCGAGACGATGGCGACCGAGCACCTGCTGCTCGGGATGTCGACCGCGGTGCTCGACGTCGAGACCGTCGAGAGCGAACTCGACATCGACCTCGACGCCAAGGAGGTCCAGCAGAAGATCGAACGCCGCGCCCCGATGTCGTTCGCGGAGTTCGTCCACGTCCAGTACGTGATCGCCGACCGGATGTCCTAG
- a CDS encoding SDR family oxidoreductase yields the protein MRVAILGCGYVGLELGRQLAERGHEAIGVRRSDEGIERIDAAGFAAVRADVTAPEDLTAVPDVDAVVFAASSGGRGAAAAREVYVEGLDAAVEAFGERETPPDRLVYTSSTGVHGDHGGDWVDEGTPIEPTTEKTEVLAAAERLALDRPPEYGFEGTVARYAGLYGPDRYRLDRYLDGPVTEGYLNMVHRDDAAGAVRFLLEEDLARGEVVQVVDDEPVSKWAFADWLADECGVERPPKRTKAERLAAGDLSAAARRRLLTSKRCSNGKLRSLGYEFAHPTFREGYRAAVETYRRGETP from the coding sequence ATGCGCGTCGCGATCCTCGGCTGTGGCTACGTCGGCCTCGAACTCGGCCGGCAACTCGCGGAGCGAGGCCACGAGGCGATCGGCGTCCGCCGATCGGACGAGGGCATCGAGCGAATCGACGCGGCCGGCTTCGCGGCCGTGCGCGCGGACGTAACCGCCCCGGAGGACCTGACGGCGGTCCCCGACGTCGACGCGGTGGTCTTCGCCGCGAGCAGCGGCGGCCGGGGCGCGGCGGCCGCCCGCGAGGTGTACGTCGAGGGGCTCGACGCCGCCGTCGAGGCGTTCGGCGAGCGCGAGACGCCCCCGGATCGGCTCGTCTACACCTCCTCGACGGGCGTCCACGGCGACCACGGCGGCGACTGGGTCGACGAGGGGACGCCGATCGAACCGACCACGGAGAAGACCGAGGTCCTCGCGGCGGCCGAGCGGCTCGCCCTCGATCGTCCGCCCGAGTACGGCTTCGAGGGGACGGTCGCCCGCTACGCCGGGCTGTACGGCCCCGACCGGTACCGCCTCGACCGCTACCTCGACGGGCCGGTGACGGAGGGCTACCTCAACATGGTCCACCGCGACGACGCCGCCGGCGCGGTCCGGTTCCTGCTGGAGGAGGACCTCGCCCGCGGCGAGGTCGTGCAGGTGGTCGACGACGAACCCGTCTCGAAGTGGGCGTTCGCCGACTGGCTCGCCGACGAGTGCGGCGTCGAGCGCCCGCCCAAGCGGACGAAGGCGGAGCGACTGGCGGCGGGCGACCTCTCGGCGGCCGCGCGGCGGCGGCTCCTGACGAGCAAGCGCTGTTCGAACGGGAAACTCCGCTCGCTGGGCTACGAGTTCGCCCATCCCACGTTCCGGGAGGGGTACCGCGCCGCGGTCGAGACGTACCGGCGAGGCGAGACGCCCTAG
- a CDS encoding DHH family phosphoesterase, whose amino-acid sequence MSYRGDGAAGEPVVAAVADSLEAVDPLVLSLLVLGVVALVVGGWWVVRWFRRPPGVRLQRVLAKQEAVTVLMHPNPDPDAMACAMGVAAIADAVDTETTLQYPGEIRHQENRAFRTVLDLDLEHIESAGDLASETVVLVDHNTPRGFTGGQTIEPLAVVDHHPGNGAGTAFTDVRTDYGAASTVVVEYLEEIGATVAPEEEGDDEFVVSPELATGLLYGIQSDTNHLTKGCSAADFDACAYLFPGIDEDLLDRIANPQVSDDVLQVKADAITDKRVEGSFAICDVGEVENVDAIPQAADELMHLEGVTAVVVYGENDGTMHLSGRSRDDRVHMGEALSHAVGDIPMANAGGHARMGGGQLSVDHMNGIGPSDGISKAEFEERIFSAMAGER is encoded by the coding sequence ATGAGCTACCGGGGCGACGGGGCGGCCGGCGAACCGGTCGTCGCTGCGGTCGCCGACTCGCTGGAGGCCGTCGACCCGCTGGTCCTCTCGCTGCTCGTCCTCGGCGTCGTCGCGCTCGTCGTCGGCGGCTGGTGGGTCGTCCGCTGGTTCCGGCGGCCGCCGGGGGTGCGACTCCAGCGGGTCCTCGCGAAACAGGAGGCGGTGACGGTGCTGATGCACCCGAACCCCGACCCCGACGCGATGGCGTGTGCGATGGGAGTCGCCGCGATCGCCGACGCCGTCGACACGGAGACGACGCTCCAGTACCCCGGCGAGATCCGCCACCAGGAGAACCGCGCGTTCCGGACGGTCCTCGACCTCGACCTCGAGCACATCGAGTCGGCGGGCGACCTCGCCTCCGAGACCGTCGTCCTCGTCGATCACAACACTCCGCGGGGGTTCACCGGCGGCCAGACGATCGAGCCGCTGGCCGTCGTCGACCACCACCCCGGCAACGGCGCCGGCACGGCGTTCACCGACGTCCGCACCGACTACGGCGCGGCCTCGACGGTCGTCGTCGAGTACCTCGAGGAGATCGGGGCGACGGTGGCCCCCGAGGAGGAGGGCGACGACGAGTTCGTCGTCTCGCCGGAACTCGCGACCGGTCTCCTCTACGGGATCCAGTCCGATACGAACCACCTGACGAAGGGCTGTTCGGCCGCCGACTTCGACGCCTGCGCGTACCTCTTCCCCGGGATCGACGAGGACCTCCTCGACCGGATCGCCAACCCGCAGGTCAGCGACGACGTCCTGCAGGTGAAAGCGGACGCGATCACCGACAAGCGCGTCGAGGGCTCGTTCGCCATCTGCGACGTCGGCGAGGTCGAGAACGTCGACGCCATCCCGCAGGCGGCGGACGAACTCATGCACCTCGAGGGGGTGACGGCGGTCGTCGTCTACGGCGAGAACGACGGGACGATGCACCTCTCGGGACGGTCCCGGGACGACCGCGTCCACATGGGCGAGGCGCTCAGCCACGCCGTCGGCGACATCCCGATGGCGAACGCCGGCGGCCACGCCCGGATGGGCGGCGGTCAGCTCTCGGTCGACCACATGAACGGCATCGGCCCCTCCGACGGGATCAGCAAGGCCGAGTTCGAGGAACGGATCTTCTCCGCGATGGCCGGCGAACGCTAG
- a CDS encoding HVO_0758 family zinc finger protein, with product MNSIRKALREGELEKDTYERVTCAECEKPLKTTNDPDSIATIRTCPDCGREWKEIR from the coding sequence ATGAACTCCATCCGGAAGGCGCTTCGCGAAGGCGAACTCGAGAAGGACACCTACGAACGGGTAACCTGCGCCGAGTGCGAGAAGCCGCTGAAGACGACGAACGATCCCGACTCCATCGCGACGATCCGGACCTGCCCCGACTGCGGTCGGGAGTGGAAGGAGATCCGGTAG
- a CDS encoding MFS transporter has product MTQRADDGGLPGRAEVFGSLCVLVFLVNLGRVIYAPLLEPFRTTFGATPGQLGLLATLAWVGSAAPRFPTGYLLTKVPRHWVVLSTGLVLAGGSAFAAAANSLSTLYVGAVLMGLASGVYYVAASPLISELYPRRVGWAIGVNGTASQVAAVAAPVLVGLVLAVPYWPIAAWRVIFLLIGVAAFGSALLFAAAARRATLPSAGTADRNLLVALRAQWRLILTGIAIVGLTGMVWNGVFNLFGTYLVETKGFSEATSRDLLTVTFATGVPAFWLSGRLADRVPFVPLLFAILAGFVVTLVALVFAQGFVAVAAVAAVMGYVIHSLFPVTDTFLLASFPDEHRGSAYALFSGTMMPIQAAGSVLVGVLVDVGFAFDAVFLGLAVANGALVAGLALLYVGGRLPDGR; this is encoded by the coding sequence ATGACGCAGCGAGCCGACGACGGCGGGCTACCGGGGCGCGCGGAGGTGTTCGGCTCGCTGTGCGTGCTGGTCTTTCTGGTCAACCTCGGCCGGGTGATCTACGCGCCGCTGCTGGAGCCGTTCCGGACGACGTTCGGCGCGACGCCGGGTCAACTCGGGCTGCTGGCGACGCTCGCGTGGGTCGGGAGCGCGGCGCCGCGGTTCCCCACGGGCTACCTCCTGACGAAGGTTCCGCGCCACTGGGTCGTCCTCTCGACGGGGCTCGTACTCGCCGGCGGGTCGGCCTTCGCGGCGGCCGCGAACTCGCTGTCGACGCTGTACGTCGGCGCGGTGCTCATGGGGCTGGCCAGCGGCGTCTACTACGTCGCCGCGAGCCCGCTGATCAGCGAACTCTACCCCCGGCGGGTCGGCTGGGCGATCGGCGTCAACGGCACCGCGAGTCAGGTGGCGGCGGTCGCCGCCCCCGTACTCGTCGGCCTCGTGCTCGCGGTCCCCTACTGGCCGATCGCCGCGTGGCGCGTGATCTTCCTGCTGATCGGCGTCGCGGCGTTCGGTTCGGCGCTGCTCTTTGCGGCCGCGGCGCGGCGGGCGACGCTCCCGTCGGCGGGGACGGCCGACCGCAACCTGCTCGTGGCGCTTCGCGCCCAGTGGCGGCTCATCCTGACCGGCATCGCCATCGTCGGACTGACCGGCATGGTCTGGAACGGCGTGTTCAACCTCTTTGGCACCTACCTCGTCGAGACGAAGGGCTTCTCCGAGGCCACCTCGCGTGACCTGCTGACGGTCACGTTCGCGACGGGCGTTCCCGCGTTCTGGCTCTCGGGTCGGCTGGCCGACCGCGTCCCGTTCGTTCCGCTGCTGTTTGCCATCCTCGCGGGCTTCGTCGTCACGCTCGTCGCGCTGGTGTTCGCGCAGGGGTTCGTCGCCGTCGCGGCCGTCGCCGCTGTCATGGGCTACGTGATCCACAGCCTCTTTCCGGTCACCGATACCTTCCTGCTCGCGTCGTTTCCCGACGAACACCGCGGGAGCGCCTACGCGCTGTTCAGCGGCACGATGATGCCGATTCAGGCCGCCGGGAGCGTCCTCGTCGGCGTCCTCGTCGACGTCGGCTTCGCGTTCGACGCCGTCTTCCTCGGGCTGGCGGTCGCCAACGGCGCGCTGGTCGCCGGGCTGGCGCTGCTCTACGTCGGCGGTCGGCTCCCGGACGGCCGCTGA
- a CDS encoding glycosyl transferase family 2 — MEYTQERIATLHDFGGDPGRLDRLAAPLRETAVVVPMTAREHDSPAAAGVLAELERLDVAAVVVPVRAAPDRIGPVREWLASFDLPLSVLWCNAPAVEARFREAGLPNGAGKGRDVWLALGPAADAAEYVVVHDADAKGYEAEAVARLLAPLAAGYAFSKGYYARVEDGRLYGRLFRLLYAPLLEALADAHDAPVVDYLGAFRYALAGEFGVTAPLARRLRPPPAWGIEVGTLGDAFDHAGFEGTAQVDLGRHEHDHRAVAGESGLEGMSREVAAELLRVLEERGVAPDYGTLPDRYRGAGEALVDRYAADAAFNGLAYDPAGEREQVARYAASIRPPGEDSRLPRWVDAPVAPGEVLDAARPWRRAGTGAQD; from the coding sequence ATGGAGTACACCCAGGAGCGGATCGCGACGCTCCACGACTTCGGCGGCGACCCCGGCCGTCTCGACCGGCTGGCGGCGCCGCTGCGCGAGACCGCGGTCGTCGTCCCGATGACCGCTCGCGAGCACGACAGCCCCGCCGCCGCGGGCGTCCTCGCGGAACTCGAACGGCTCGACGTCGCCGCCGTCGTCGTCCCCGTCCGCGCCGCCCCCGACCGGATCGGGCCGGTCCGGGAGTGGCTCGCGTCGTTCGACCTCCCGCTGTCGGTCCTGTGGTGTAACGCGCCCGCCGTCGAGGCCCGCTTCCGCGAAGCGGGGCTGCCGAACGGCGCCGGCAAGGGACGGGACGTCTGGCTCGCGCTCGGCCCCGCCGCCGACGCCGCCGAGTACGTCGTCGTCCACGACGCCGACGCGAAGGGGTACGAGGCCGAGGCCGTCGCCCGCCTGCTGGCCCCGCTCGCGGCCGGCTACGCGTTCTCGAAGGGCTACTACGCCCGCGTCGAGGACGGCCGCCTCTACGGTCGCCTGTTCCGACTGCTGTACGCGCCGCTGCTGGAGGCGCTCGCGGACGCCCACGACGCGCCGGTCGTCGACTACCTCGGGGCGTTCCGCTACGCGCTGGCCGGCGAGTTCGGGGTGACCGCCCCCCTCGCGCGACGCCTCCGTCCGCCGCCGGCGTGGGGCATCGAGGTCGGCACCCTCGGCGACGCCTTCGACCACGCCGGCTTCGAGGGGACCGCGCAGGTCGACCTCGGCCGCCACGAGCACGACCACCGCGCGGTCGCGGGCGAGTCGGGGCTGGAGGGGATGAGCCGCGAGGTCGCCGCCGAACTCCTGCGGGTCCTCGAAGAGCGCGGGGTCGCCCCCGACTACGGGACGCTCCCCGACCGGTACCGCGGGGCCGGCGAGGCGCTCGTCGACCGGTACGCGGCCGACGCCGCGTTCAACGGCCTCGCGTACGACCCCGCGGGCGAGCGCGAGCAGGTCGCCCGCTACGCGGCGTCGATCCGCCCGCCGGGCGAGGACTCCCGGCTGCCGCGGTGGGTCGACGCGCCGGTCGCACCCGGCGAGGTCCTCGACGCGGCCAGACCGTGGCGCCGCGCCGGGACGGGCGCACAAGACTAA
- a CDS encoding DUF7109 family protein codes for MDATADELAGVVDLFGGLTPTELERALSEVAFRADGQSVDAEAATAAVEAALDSFALVRYETEAVAADEPLLVAGPTAFPSIPEHAEDLPHILDVDRRRLDREALGEAARERFVDAVEAALDAGDVDRARTLLDASYDLEAWAPLDLAAERERLERGLGADDGAEGVA; via the coding sequence ATGGACGCGACCGCGGACGAACTCGCCGGCGTGGTCGACCTCTTCGGCGGCCTCACGCCGACGGAACTCGAGCGCGCGCTCTCGGAGGTGGCGTTTCGCGCCGACGGGCAGTCGGTCGACGCCGAGGCCGCGACGGCGGCGGTCGAGGCCGCCCTCGACTCGTTCGCGCTCGTCAGGTACGAGACCGAGGCCGTCGCGGCGGACGAACCGCTGCTTGTCGCCGGACCGACGGCGTTCCCGTCGATCCCCGAGCACGCCGAGGACCTGCCGCACATCCTCGACGTCGACCGGCGGCGCCTCGACCGCGAGGCCCTCGGCGAGGCCGCCCGCGAGCGGTTCGTCGACGCCGTCGAGGCGGCCCTCGACGCGGGCGACGTGGACCGCGCGCGGACGCTGCTGGACGCGAGCTACGACCTCGAGGCGTGGGCGCCGCTGGACCTCGCCGCGGAGCGCGAACGGCTGGAACGCGGGCTGGGCGCCGACGACGGCGCGGAGGGCGTCGCGTGA
- a CDS encoding NUDIX hydrolase, translated as MARLNLDPVAAHVPAEIDDQEYDAAVIAPVIDRDGEDYLLFTRRADHLGEHPGQMSFPGGGAERRDETILDTALREAHEEIGLAAHEAEVVGRLDDIRTVTEYAVTPFVARVPDREYEPDEREVAEIVPLPLSGLLDPANYEYDERDHPYYGEVVIHYFRVDGYTVWGATGRILVQLLELATDFEAPARIDRSRY; from the coding sequence ATGGCACGGCTGAACCTCGATCCGGTGGCGGCGCACGTCCCCGCCGAGATCGACGATCAGGAGTACGACGCGGCCGTGATCGCCCCGGTCATCGACCGCGACGGCGAGGACTACCTGCTGTTTACCCGCCGGGCCGACCACCTCGGCGAGCATCCCGGCCAGATGAGCTTTCCGGGCGGCGGCGCCGAGCGACGGGACGAGACCATCCTCGATACGGCGCTTCGCGAGGCCCACGAGGAGATCGGACTGGCGGCCCACGAGGCCGAAGTGGTGGGCCGACTCGACGACATCCGGACGGTCACGGAGTACGCCGTCACGCCGTTCGTCGCGCGGGTGCCCGACCGCGAGTACGAACCCGACGAGCGCGAGGTCGCCGAGATCGTCCCCCTGCCGCTGTCGGGGCTGCTCGACCCCGCCAACTACGAGTACGACGAGCGCGACCACCCCTACTACGGCGAGGTCGTCATCCACTACTTCCGCGTCGACGGCTACACCGTCTGGGGGGCGACCGGCCGGATCCTCGTCCAGTTGCTCGAACTCGCCACCGACTTCGAGGCGCCCGCCCGGATCGATCGCTCGCGCTACTAG
- a CDS encoding DUF7388 family protein, with product MLTGESAVCRAGLDAVAVKPAECDVSNASNVPVDTVAVDYEGREHLPDRRTLAALARDSEVLVTTPVRADGFDPLGDDSLLATLPEGVGRVLVAGHPAYLTEAERERAVAPRLGAALETAPEAWVGTESVERIAMATGATQYDLLSRSTERELRAIRAAGFDGDVAVYAPTVLTDDEDTVLDAVGAYVARRRPVADALPDGAPTDSSAAGRAREVLLAAASDYALVGTAREVRERVDVLRAAGATTVVGYPARGLGSFLD from the coding sequence ATGCTGACCGGCGAGAGCGCGGTCTGCCGCGCCGGCCTCGACGCCGTCGCCGTCAAACCCGCCGAGTGTGACGTCTCGAACGCGTCGAACGTCCCCGTCGACACGGTCGCCGTCGACTACGAGGGACGCGAACACCTCCCCGACCGCCGGACCCTCGCCGCGCTCGCCCGCGACTCCGAGGTACTGGTGACGACGCCCGTCCGCGCGGACGGCTTCGACCCCCTCGGGGACGACTCGCTGCTGGCCACCCTCCCCGAGGGGGTCGGCCGCGTGCTGGTGGCGGGCCACCCCGCCTACCTCACCGAGGCCGAGCGCGAGCGCGCCGTGGCGCCACGCCTCGGCGCCGCCCTCGAAACGGCTCCCGAAGCGTGGGTCGGCACCGAGAGCGTCGAGCGGATCGCGATGGCGACCGGCGCGACGCAGTACGACCTGCTCTCGCGCTCGACCGAGCGCGAACTCCGGGCGATCCGCGCCGCTGGCTTCGACGGCGACGTCGCCGTCTACGCCCCCACCGTCCTCACCGACGACGAGGACACGGTGCTGGATGCCGTCGGCGCCTACGTCGCCCGGCGTCGCCCGGTCGCCGACGCGTTGCCCGACGGCGCGCCGACCGATTCGAGCGCGGCGGGCCGTGCCCGCGAGGTGCTGCTGGCGGCCGCGAGCGACTACGCGCTCGTCGGCACCGCCCGCGAGGTCCGCGAGCGCGTCGACGTGCTCCGGGCGGCCGGCGCGACGACGGTCGTCGGCTACCCCGCCCGCGGCCTCGGGTCGTTTCTCGACTAA